From a single Loxodonta africana isolate mLoxAfr1 chromosome 9, mLoxAfr1.hap2, whole genome shotgun sequence genomic region:
- the SEC16A gene encoding protein transport protein Sec16A isoform X8 codes for MQPPPQAAPSGLIGPPPVGNSRSVFWSNSSYRRRVSSNVPTAPLTCPLQPVTDPFAFSRQLAQDTSLDTLSRSSLPVMPGPTPPAFSQHPALPTPHPSAGDPPQGPCEPVPGPFLQPGVETSLFSSALAPLAPPGPEANKSAEMGPSSAPDVPTPPNPPQYIPGVGPDSLRGAAPGPTRPLSRQSPHDSAGPPATASSFFPQLPLQTPDPWTPVQGSPRPSGQHYSPSPQGPGHGAAPRASGLPHCPPQPSMHQSPGREQQHNPLAPVSGPLAGDERNETAYLQSGNHSTSHFDPENTFRQNPRAGLAWVSQEFRQNQGGGRELGPDPALASLLAQGNGSDHHPHCPPGVAAGRTLPDPGSAALSMFFQGGETENEENVSAEKAGCEGPSAFDGFCTNPGLGHPPPTHAGTGGPYQAFLQGPRSETTQPGGDSQPYFSQSAGSQHEQPAGGNAAVNMWGETAGRGQHSAPGPQCESVENQEVLPSEPLGLNPSSLSDPFCYGAFPGPSTLKNGVVSHAGGGGPNLEAPDAPARPDSVSSGYGGKDHRALPSSARPQELVGTFIQQEVGKLDEDASGSFFKQIDSSPVGGETEETPVSQNYHHSLSQPSTPSPPKPTGIFQTSANSSFEPVKSHFVGVKPFEADHANVVGEVRGSRVRQKKRRPATALPDASPGNLEQPPDNRETLFTPPACLLPLGTAVEPGHMLPHAGGLLSETGLPTPERRPSTRAQGAVKCESPATTLWAQNELPDFGGNVLLAPAAPALCVPTKPQASEVIQPPDEGTCGQQPHKPLSVSPLQNRDGIGASENLENPPKMGEEEAFQPQASSSYTSLLSSPPTESLHGQPVLVPQPDQTYNLAQPINFSVSSSNHNEKNPPQRDPLLGDRPTMGSWALPGESGESTSLFGITPSALVSPPLPSSLAQGSFPQGSGPEMLANQPATLLAQPSSHPAPVSVASERQKNHAAETVPPAFANSPGGSVGVLLVPPVSSSLAPDHSDSRDETSGALNFTLNRTLGNPLGMCGPSHSDHPGAAQQTLAGQPRQPGLGAHNPDHFYQHVTKTAQGQSGPERAQPESGPPEQLTLASQVPRAALPEPSSPGSPPVPGQAYNSTQPPASPALADTRQQVLPWPTRSSSASITSAGSSQAAGRSEPQWPPPPPPDLPSCYYYGSFYDVYPPQYPLPYPPEPGTAPLYYQDMYGLYRPYDGAMSAYAENYRCPEPERPSSRASHCSDRPAPRQGYPEGYYTSKGGWSSQSDYYANYYSSQYDYGDPGRWDRYHYGSRFRGARAYDQRYWYDAEYNPYRKEPYAYGDRPERYDDPWRYDPRFTSSFEEDAELHREPYGEEGDRRSVHSEHSAQSLHSAPSLHSRRSSVSSHSQQSQIYRNHNVTAGSYDPTALPGSFRGDYGYGTYGSDFNGVQAFPEYGYPAGASWSTTGAAPSRPSSPEKFSVPHVCARFGPGGQLIKVIPNLPSEGQPALVEVHSMETLLQHTPEQEELRSFPGPLGKDDTHKVDVINFAQQKATKCFQDENIIDKESASLLWNFIVLLCRQNGTVVGTDIAELLLRDHRTAWLPGKSPSEANLIDFTNEAVEQVEEEESGEAQLSFLTDSQAASTSSLEKETERFRELLLYGRKKDALESAMKNGLWGHALLLASKMDSRTHARVMTRFANSLPINDPLQTVYQLMSGRMPAASTCCGDEKWGDWRPHLAMVLSNLNNNMEVESRTMATMGDTLASKGLLDAAHFCYLMAQADFGVYTKKTSKLVLMGSNHSLPFLKFATNEAIQRTEAYEYAQSLGAHTCSLPHFQVYKFIYACRLADMGLATQAFHYCEAIAKSILVRPHAHSTVLISQLIQVASRLRLFDPQLKEKPEEESFVEPAWLVQLQHVERQIQEGAGVWRQDGAFPPQRPSTPSSEVEQYDGPGPGQPAALSAENPLLVLPLPNAELSSSSVQLLPSAPQTFPATQQPGPTRVPLFPVPPPPGPVEPGPVCAPPGSALGFPEPMRPDLTVLYPGAYPVPGTPAGAPGLQQDEPRHQDPGLLPRESPVRNSLSEATEEDFGGNVANLDYQSQDSEPNVGWELNDSGRIPAPEVKRPVKAAREEVKEPKKSVESWFSRWLPGKRRTEAHLPDDKNKSIVWDEKKNQWVNLNEPEEEKKAPPPPPTAFPKAPQDAPPGPGSAPRATVNMFSRKAGGTRNRYVDILNPSGTTRGEPVLAPAEFFAPLAPLPIPGHLLVPSTVGQVKPPDALDGATADCPILFTDVKEPQPVGAGDPGGQAPVGGQERPESALETKAPSDQPPAGGPPGGAVPFYNPAQFAQVSAASGGSRMGRMGQRKHPALK; via the exons ATGCAGCCACCACCTCAGGCAGCCCCATCAGGACTGATTGGGCCACCTCCGGTGGGAAATTCTCGAAGCGTGTTTTGGTCGAACAGCTCGTATAGAAGACGAGTGTCCAGCAATGTGCCGACTGCTCCTCTGACATGCCCATTGCAGCCGGTGACGGACCCTTTTGCTTTTAGTAGGCAGTTGGCCCAGGACACATCCCTGGACACTTTGTCCAGAAGCAGCCTGCCTGTCATGCCAGGCCCAACTCCCCCGGCGTTTTCTCAGCACCCTGCTCTGCCAACACCTCACCCAAGTGCCGGAGACCCTCCACAAGGACCATGCGAGCCTGTGCCGGGCCCTTTCCTGCAGCCTGGAGTGGAAACCAGCCTGTTCTCCAGCGCGTTGGCCCCTCTAGCACCGCCTGGGCCCGAGGCAAACAAGAGTGCAGAGATGGGGCCCAGCTCAGCACCTGACGTTCCGACCCCACCGAATCCTCCTCAGTACATTCCAGGAGTGGGTCCTGACAGTCTTCGTGGGGCAGCACCAGGGCCCACCAGACCCCTCAGCAGGCAGAGCCCTCATGACAGTGCAGGGCCGCCAGCAACGGCGTCCTCCTTCTTTCCTCAGCTGCCTCTGCAAACGCCGGATCCCTGGACGCCAGTCCAGGGGAGTCCACGGCCCTCAGGCCAGCACTATTCGCCCTCCCCACAGGGACCGGGCCACGGTGCAGCGCCTCGGGCTTCCGGCCTTCCTCATTGTCCCCCGCAGCCCAGCATGCACCAGAGTCCTGGCCGTGAGCAGCAACACAACCCTCTCGCTCCTGTATCAGGACCCTTGGCTGGGGATGAGAGGAATGAGACGGCCTATCTGCAAAGTGGAAACCACTCCACGAGTCACTTTGATCCTGAGAACACGTTCAGGCAGAACCCCAGAGCAGGTCTGGCTTGGGTGAGCCAGGAGTTTAGGCAGAATCAGGGAGGTGGTAGAGAGCTTGGGCCAGACCCTGCTCTTGCTAGCCTCCTTGCTCAGGGAAATGGTTCCGACCACCACCCGCACTGCCCCCCGGGGGTGGCAGCTGGCCGGACCCTGCCGGATCCTGGCTCAGCAGCACTCTCCATGTTCTTCCAAGGTGGGGAGACGGAGAACGAGGAGAACGTTTCAGCGGAGAAAGCAGGCTGTGAGgggccatctgcttttgatggCTTCTGCACTAACCCCGGCCTTGGCCATCCCCCTCCTACACACGCAGGCACAGGCGGTCcttaccaggccttcctccagGGCCCTCGCAGCGAGACCACACAGCCAGGAGGGGACTCCCAGCCCTATTTTTCTCAATCTGCAGGCAGCCAGCATGAACAGCCAGCTGGTGGAAACGCGGCTGTCAACATGTGGGGTGAAACAGCTGGCAGAGGGCAGCACAGCGCCCCTGGCCCACAGTGTGAGAGCGTAGAGAACCAAGAAGTTCTGCCCAGTGAGCCCCTGGGATTGAACCCTTCCTCCCTGAGTGACCCGTTCTGCTATGGAGCCTTTCCCGGGCCGTCTACACTCAAGAATGGTGTCGTGAGCCATGCAGGAGGTGGGGGGCCGAATCTAGAGGCCCCAGATGCGCCTGCACGACCTGACAGCGTGTCATCTGGCTATGGCGGCAAAGATCACCGGGCCCTCCCGAGTTCAGCTAGACCCCAGGAGTTAGTGGGCACCTTTATTCAGCAAGAAGTTGGAAAGCTTGATGAAGATGCTTCAGGCAGTTTCTTTAAACAAATTGATTCTTCTCCTGTGGGAGGTGAGACAGAGGAGACCCCCGTGAGCCAGAATTACCACCACAGTCTCTCTCAGCCCTCCACTCCAAGCCCCCCGAAGCCCACAGGGATATTTCAGACAAGTGCAAACAGTTCTTTCGAGCCAGTGAAATCCCACTTCGTTGGGGTGAAGCCATTTGAGGCAGACCACGCCAATGTGGTGGGTGAAGTGAGGGGCAGCCGTGTCCGCCAGAAGAAGCGGAGACCAGCAACAGCCCTGCCTGATGCCTCCCCTGGCAACCTGGAGCAACCGCCTGACAACAGGGAGACCCTCTTCACACCCCCAGCCTGTCTACTGCCCCTCGGCACCGCTGTGGAACCCGGCCACATGCTTCCACATGCTGGTGGACTGCTGTCAGAAACCGGGCTCCCGACTCCTGAGAGAAGGCCCTCGACCAGGGCTCAGGGGGCAGTGAAGTGCGAGAGCCCAGCTACCACCTTGTGGGCACAAAACGAGCTTCCAGATTTTGGGGGCAATGTCCTTCTGGCCCCAGCTGCCCCTGCACTCTGTGTCCCTACAAAGCCTCAGGCCTCAGAGGTGATCCAGCCTCCTGATGAGGGTACCTGTGGGCAGCAGCCACACAAGCCGCTCTCCGTGTCCCCGCTTCAGAACCGCGATGGCATTGGTGCTTCTGAAAACCTCGAGAACCCTCCCAAGATGGGCGAGGAGGAGGCCTTCCAACCTCAGGCAAGTTCCAGTTACACCAGTCTGCTCTCCTCACCGCCCACTGAGTCTCTGCACGGCCAGCCGGTCTTGGTCCCCCAGCCTGATCAGACCTATAACTTGGCTCAGCCTATTAATTTTTCTGTGTCCTCGTCAAATCATAATGAGAAGAATCCACCCCAGAGAGACCCTTTGTTGGGGGATAGGCCTACAATGGGCAGCTGGGCTCTTCCTGGTGAATCCGGAGAAAGCACTTCCTTGTTTGGGATTACACCCAGTGCACTGGTCAGTCCACCTCTGCCCAGCAGTCTCGCCCAAGGTAGTTTTCCACAAGGTTCTGGTCCTGAAATGCTTGCGAATCAGCCTGCCACTTTGCTGGCCCAGCCATCGTCTCATCCAGCTCCAGTGAGCGTGGCTTCAGAAAGGCAGAAGAACCATGCTGCAGAGACGGTGCCTCCTGCATTTGCTAACAGCCCTGGTGGGAGTGTGGGGGTGCTGCTGGTGCCGCCCGTGAGCAGCAGTCTGGCACCTGACCACTCTGACAGCCGGGATGAAACTTCCGGAGCCCTAAACTTTACATTAAACAGGACTTTGGGAAATCCTCTAGGAATGTGTGGTCCATCCCATTCTGACCACCCAGGTGCTGCTCAGCAGACCCTCGCTGGTCAGCCTAGACAACCTGGGCTTGGAGCGCATAACCCAGACCATTTCTACCAACATGTGACGAAAACAGCCCAGGGCCAAAGTGGCCCGGAGAGAGCCCAGCCAGAGTCAGGGCCTCCAGAGCAACTAACTCTTGCTTCTCAAGTGCCCAGAGCAGCATTGCCAGAACCTTCCAGCCCAGGAAGCCCACCTGTACCAGGCCAGGCCTACAACTCCACCCAGCCACCAGCAAGTCCGGCTCTTGCTGACACTCGTCAGCAGGTGCTGCCTTGGCCTACTCGGTCTTCCAGCGCGTCCATTACCTCAGCCGGCTCGAGCCAGGCAGCCGGGCGGTCAGAGCCGCAATGGCCACCCCCACCGCCCCCGGACTTGCCATCCTGCTATTATTATGGGTCCTTCTATGACGTGTACCCGCCTCAGTATCCCTTGCCGTACCCTCCGGAGCCTGGGACAGCACCTCTCTATTACCAG GACATGTATGGCCTGTACCGGCCCTACGATGGCGCCATGTCTGCCTATGCTGAGAACTACCGCTGCCCTGAACCTGAGCGGCCCAGCTCACGGGCAAGTCACTGCTCCGACCGGCCGGCACCCAG GCAGGGGTACCCTGAAGGATATTACACCTCCAAAGGCGGATGGAGCAGTCAGAGCGACTACTATGCAAATTACTACTCCAGCCAGTATGACTACGGAG ACCCAGGCCGCTGGGATCGCTATCACTACGGTTCTCGATTCAGGGGTGCCCGCGCCTATGACCAGAGGTACTGGTACGATGCTGAGTACAACCCGTACCGGAAAGAGCCGTATGCGTATGGGGACAG ACCTGAGAGGTACGATGACCCCTGGCGGTATGACCCCCGCTTCACGTCGAGCTTCGAGGAGGATGCAGAGCTGCACCGAGAGCCGTATGGGGAGGAGGGGGACAGGCGCAGTGTCCACAGCGAGCACTCGGCGCAGAGTCTGCACAGCGCCCCCAGCCTGCACAGCCGCCGCAGCAGCGTGAGCTCCCATTCGCAGCAG AGTCAGATTTACAGAAATCACAACGTGACTGCTGGATCCTATGACCCCACGGCTCTGCCGGGCTCCTTTCGCGGTGATTATGGCTACGGCACTTACGGCAGCGATTTCAATGGTGTGCAGGCCTTCCCTGAGTATGGCTACCCCGCAGGAGCCAGCTGGTCCACCACTGGGGCAG CTCCGTCGAGACCAAGCTCTCCTGAGAAGTTTTCAGTGCCTCACGTCTGTGCCAGGTTTGGTCCTGGTGGGCAACTCATCAAGGTGATTCCAAACCTGCCTTCGGAGGGACAGCCAGCGTTGGTCGAAGTGCACAGCATGGAG ACACTGCTGCAGCACACCCCGGAGCAGGAGGAGCTGCGCTCGTTCCCTGGGCCGCTCGGCAA AGACGACACCCACAAAGTGGACGTTATTAATTTTGCACAGCAGAAAGCTACGAAGTGTTTCCAGGATGAAAATATAATCGACAAAGAGTCTGCCAGCCTTCTCTGGAATTTTATTGTTCTGTTGTGCAGGCAGAATGGG ACCGTGGTGGGGACTGACATCGCGGAACTCTTGTTACGCGACCACAGAACTGCGTGGCTTCCTGGGAAGTCGCCCAGCGAGGCAAACCTGATTGATTTTACAAACGAAGCCGTGGAACAAGTGGAGGAGGAAGAATCTGGGGAAGCCCAGCTCTCCTTTCTCACGGACAGCCAGGCAGCCAGCACCAGCAGTCTCGAGAAAGAAACCGAGCGCttcagagagctgctgctctACGGCCGCAAGAAG GATGCGCTGGAGTCTGCGATGAAGAACGGCCTGTGGGgtcacgctctgctcctggccagCAAGATGGACAGCCGGACACATGCCAGAGTCATGACCAG GTTTGCCAACAGCCTGCCCATTAACGATCCATTGCAGACAGTCTACCAGCTCATGTCTGGGCGGATGCCGGCGGCTTCCACA TGTTGTGGGGATGAGAAGTGGGGAGACTGGAGGCCGCATCTCGCAATGGTTTTGTCTAACTTGAACAACAACATGGAGGTGGAGTCCAGGACCATGGCCACGATGGGTGATACGCTGG CCTCCAAAGGCCTCTTAGACGCTGCACACTTCTGCTACCTTATGGCCCAGGCTGATTTTGGCGTCTACACGAAGAAAACTTCAAAACTGGTCTTGATGGGCTCGAACCACAG TTTGCCGTTTTTGAAGTTTGCGACCAATGAAGCCATTCAGAGAACAGAAGCCTATGAGTATGCTCAGTCCCTGGGGGCCCACACCTGCTCCCTGCCTCATTTTCAG GTGTATAAGTTCATCTACGCCTGCCGGCTGGCTGACATGGGGCTGGCTACACAAGCCTTCCACTACTGTGAGGCCATCGCCAAGAGCATCCTGGTGCGGCCCCACGCGCACTCCACTGTGCTTATCAGCCAGCTCATCCAG GTAGCTTCCCGGTTGCGACTCTTTGATCCTCAGCTAAAGGAGAAGCCAGAAGAGGAATCGTTTGTGGAGCCCGCCTGGCTGGTTCAGCTGCAGCATGTGGAGAGGCAGATACAG GAGGGCGCTGGGGTCTGGCGGCAGGATGGAGCCTTTCCCCCACAGCGCCCCAGCACGCCGAGCTCCGAGGTGGAGCAGTATGATGGTCCAGGCCCCGGGCAGCCAGCAGCTCTCAGCGCTGAGAACCCGCTGCTGGTGCTGCCCCTGCCGAATGCTGAGCTCTCCAGCTCCAGCGTGCAGCTGCTGCCGTCAG CTCCGCAGACCTTCCCCGCCACGCAGCAGCCCGGCCCCACCAGGGTGCCGCTATTCCCAGTGCCGCCACCCCCCGGCCCTGTTGAGCCAGGGCCTGTCTGTGCCCCTCCGGGGTCCGCGCTTGGCTTCCCAGAGCCCATGCGGCCTGATCTGACAGTGCTGTACCCAGGGGCGTATCCAGTGCCAGGTACACCAGCAGGCGCCCCTGGCCTCCAGCAGGACGAGCCCAGGCATCAGGACCCAG GGCTCCTGCCACGGGAGTCACCCGTGAGAAACTCACTCTCGGAGGCGACAGAAGAGGATTTTGGTGGAAACGTTGCTAATCTG GACTATCAGTCACAGGACTCAGAGCCCAACGTGGGGTGGGAGCTCAATGACTCGGGCAGGATACCCGCTCCTGAGGTGAAGAGGCCtgtgaaagcagccagagaagaGGTCAAAGAACCTAAGAAG AGTGTTGAGTCCTGGTTCTCTCGTTGGCTGCCTGGgaagaggaggacagaagctcaTCTGCCAGATGACAAGAACAAGTCG ATTGTTTGggatgaaaagaaaaatcagtggGTGAATTTAAACGAACCAGAAGAGGAG AAGAAGGCTCCGCCCCCACCTCCAACAGCATTTCCCAAGGCCCCTCAAGATGCCCCTCCTGGTCCTGGCAGCGCCCCCAGAGCCACTGTGAACATGTTCTCTAGAAAAGCAG GCGGAACCAGAAATCGCTACGTTGATATATTGAACCCGAGTGGGACCACGCGGGGTGAACCTGTTCTCGCTCCCGCGGAGTTCTTTGCTCCACTTGCCCCACTCCCGATTCCTGGGCACTTGTTAGTCCCCAGCACAG TTGGTCAGGTGAAACCCCCGGACGCTTTGGATGGAGCGACAGCTGACTGCCCCATCTTGTTCACAGATGTCAAGGAGCCACAGCCCGTGGGAGCGGGGGACCCAGGAGGGCAGGCTCCAGTCGGGGGGCAGGAGAGGCCAGAGTCTGCCTTGGAGACCAAG GCACCCAGTGACCAGCCCCCTGCAGGGGGCCCTCCGGGGGGAGCCGTGCCCTTCTACAACCCCGCCCAGTTTGCACAA